The stretch of DNA GGTTATAAATTCAGGGTAGTAGGCCAGGTCCATTTCAGCATAAGTTATACCTTCCTTGATCTGATTTTTTATTGCTTCCGCCATCAGCCGGATACCAAGGCCGGTTTTTTGCAAGTCCGGCCTTACATAGAGCCTCTCCCAAAATAAGGTATCTTCTGCAACACGATTTGTAATCACATAACCGGCTATCTCTCCCCGGTAGGACAACCATAGGCTTGTGGCCGGGTGGGGATTTTTAAGATGTGGCTGAAAAGGAGACGCCCAATCCGGATACCATTTGTTATGACCGTTTTTTACTTCTTCCAGCTTCTCCCCGGAAATCTCAGGCCAGGGGATTGCGGCACAGCAGTCACCCAGGGAAACACGATCTATCCACCCGTTCTTAAAGTGGAAAATATTATATTTGTTATACACCCTCCGCTTTACCGGTTCGCTCCAGCCGCACTTTTGCAGGATCTTTTCTACTGCGGGTGTATATTTTTTACCGGCGGGGAAACGAATAAAAATATTTTGGCAACCTTTTTCTTTTAGTTTCCTTTCCACATATAAAAGCAATTCAGTACCAAGACCGTTATTTCTATAGCTGCCGCCAACAAATAAACTTTTCACGTCCCCCATTAAACCACCTTGTCCGTTATCGAATATCCGGGCCAGGACAAGACCGGCAGGCCCCAAAAAATGTGAAGCGGCTCCAATCACAGTTCTCTCATTTAAACAATCCCGGCGTATAATTTCGCGCATCTGTGGATCGCTGAATACTTCATATTGAGGTATCATTGCCGGCACAAGCGGTTGAATAGTAAACATAATTTACACTCCTTACATAATTCTATAAAAATTGTAGCAATCGTTCATAAATTTTTGTTAAACACGGCCTAAACTTAATTTAAATTTTTATAAATTTTATATAACATTTGCAGGTCAGGCTTGTAACATAAATCGCCAAAGATATGGGCTTTTTTCCTGAAAAATATGTTCCAGCACGGGGTCTTTCTTGTGCAGGTAGGCGGTAAAGGTCAGTTCCACAACCCGGTCGGGGACAAAAGAGGGGCTCTCCTCCCGGCTGCACCGGAAATATTGGGTGGAATAGCTGACGTAAAGGTTTGTGCCGGCCAGTTGAAAAGACATCACTTCGCCGTAGCCGTTCGGTTTTCCACCCGTCGGTTCACCGACAAAAATAGCCCTGGTGGCTTCTCTGAACTGCAGGCCATTGAACATTCCCGCAGAAAATGTTTCCCGTCCTACAATGACGTACAACCCTCCCGGCCGGTTGACATGTTCCATGTTTCGTACTTCCCGGATGAAAGGTTGCAGCAGCCTGGAATTACCGCCATTATTGTGGCGCAAATCAATAATCAGCCTCTCCACATCGCTGTCCCGCAGGAAGGCAAGCTGTTGCCGGATAAAGCTGTCCAGGGGGTTGCTGGAGTCATTCAAACAGGCATTATATTGGAAATATACTGTACCGGTATCCGGAAGATGCTCATACCAGTAAGGCATGCCCCTGTTTTTCAGGTATAGGGGTTCTGGTACAGGAGCTTGCGGGTGCTGGGGCCACAGTCCCCCTTTGCCTGCCCAGACGGAGTTTTCGCTCACCGGGAGTGCATGGATCAGTTCAGTGACAGGTTGTTTCCCGGTATCCCGGAAAGTCATTAAAACCCGGTCCGGGTCAGGCAGGATGCCAAGCCCGTGCAGGACTTCCGGGCGCACCAGATACCAGGGAATGTTTCTTTTTAGCCACCACTTGTTCTCATGGGCTATAACCCCGGTGATGGCCTTTTCTATTTCCTCAATGCCTTTGCCGTTAATTTCAACCAGCCGGCAGTTGAGAATATGACCGTAACCGGGAGCGGCATGGGTGACGTAAATTCCTTCCTTAAACCAGTACAGGGTCAGGGGATATACTTTTTCCGGCCGCCACCATAACTGGGTGTGGGCATCTCCTGCCGAAGCCACCCACCGGGCGATGGCCGCCTTAATCTCGCTTTCTTTCATCCCGGGGAGGGCCCGGCGCAGTTCCAGAAGCTCCTTCTCCATGTCATCGCGGCTTCTCTGGAAATATAAGTTGACATGCCGGCGGGGCAGTTCCCGGGCCAGTTGGTCCAGGACCGCATACCAGGTTTCCGCGTCCCCGGCGGACTCGCACCAATGCGACATTTAAACCATCCTTTTATCTTTTTCTATTTTATTTTAGCAATGGTTTATAAACTTTTGGTAAACGTTCTCTAAACGCAACTTAAATTTTATGTGTGTCTGCCAGATAGGCATGTACATAAACCGCCATAGATATGGATATGTTTCAACACTGGGTCTTTCCTTCCCATGTAAAATGAATTGAAATTGAAAATATAAACCCTGTCCGGCGGTTATGTCGGACAGGGTTATTTTGTTACGATCTGACCTGGAATTACTTAATTGTTCACTACCTATTACGGATACTTTTCAGGCTAATTAACTGCTATGCTGATTCTACTATAGTTTGAACTGTAAGAATCGTTGCTTGTTAATTCAGCCTAACCAAGAATACCAATAGGAACAATGAAATCTACCTCACCACTCCAAGCGTCACTGTCGAAATAGACTTCTCCAATGCCAAAAACTGCTCCATCTAGCGTAAGAGTCAAAACCTTATCTGATATGAGCTCCGCATCAATAACCGTTAAGTTCTCAAGTACGCCACTTAAGTTGATGTATTCGCTTAGCTCTCCTAAAATATCGGATCTAAATGTTGAGTTGCCATCTATTGTGAAGGTGAGGATTAAATGTTCCGTTGGTGTATCGTCAATTGCCACTGCCACTGTAACTCTTTCAACAAATAACTCTGCAGAAACACTCTCGTCGAAAGTAAGGTTGTACGGGCTACCATCAGATGTCAATCCTTCGGCAATTAGTAAACTGGCATTAGTTGCAGAATAAAATTTAAACAGATCCCACCCCTCAGCTGTTGCTATTTCTGTAACGTCGTTGCCATGTTTATCATTAATAATAACTTGTGTATCTTCAGAGAAGTTCGTATTCTCACCAAAAACATCAACATATACGAATCCATCTCCGATATAACCCTCCATCAGCACATTGCAGTCAAAGTGTACAAAAGGAAGGGTTGTTGTATCGACTACGCTCACTGTCAGTGTGGGATCCACACCGGCACTGAAGTCAAAGGTCAGTATTACATCTCCAAGGTTCTGGGCTGCCAGGTAACCTTTCTTAATGGTTACTACATTCCCGGCCACTGTGTAGTCTGTGCCATTTTCCAAAGTGTTTACACCATTTTTAATTGCAGACAGCGTGTTGCCGTTTAAGGTCATGGTTACTTCTACATCTGACTGGTTTGTTTCGTTCTTGTCAAAGTTCGCTGCTGTCGGGTTGATTGCAGAGTTCTGCGGGGTCTGCGGGGTTGTATCTACCACGCTCACTGTCAGTGTGGGATCCACGCCGGCACTGAAGTCAAAGGTCAGTATTACATCTCCAATGTTCTGGGCTGCCAGGTAACCTTTCTTAATGGTTATTACATCCCCGGCCACTGTGTAGTCGGTGCCATTTTCCAAAGTGTTTACACCATTTTTAATTGCAGATAGCGTGTTGCCGTTTAAGGTCATGGTTACTTCTACATCTGACTGGTTTGTTTCGTTCTTGTCAAAGTTCGCTGTCGTCGGGTTGATTGCAGAGTTCTGCGGGGTCTGCGGGGTTGTATCTACCACGATCACTGTCAGTGTGCGATCCACGCCGGCACTGAAGTCAAAGGTCAGTATTACATCACCAATGTTCTGGGCTGCCAGGTAACCTTTCTTAATGGTTATTACATCCCCGGCCACTGTGTAGTCGGTGCCATTTCCCAAAGTGTTTACACCATTTTTAATTGCAGACAGCGTGTTGCCGTTTAAGGTCATGGTTACTTCTACATCTGACTGGTTTGTCTCGTTCTTGTCAAAGTTCGCTGTCGTCGGGTTGATTGCAGAGTTCTGCGGGGTCTGCGGGGTTGTATCTACCACGATCACTGTCAGTGTGCGATCCACGCCGGCACTGAAGTCAAAGGTCAGTATTACATCACCAATGTTCTGGGCTGCCAGGTAACCTTTCTTAATGGTTACTACATCCCCGGCCACTGTGTAGTCGGTGCCATTTTCCAAAGTGTTTACACCATTTTTAATTGCAGACAGCGTGTTGCCGTTTAAGGTCATGGTTACTTCTACATCTGACTGGTTTGCTACGTTCTTGTCAAAGTTCGCTGTCGTCGGGTTGATTGCAGAGTTCTGCGGGGTTGTATCTACCACGATCACTGTCAGTGTGGGATCCACGCCGGCATTGAAGGCAAAGGTCAGTATTACATCACCAATGTTCCGGGCTGCCAGGTAACCTTTCTTAATGGTTACTACATCCCCGGCCACTGTGTAGTCGGTGCCATTTTCCAAAGTGTTTACACCATTTTTAATTGCAGATAGCGTGTTGCCGTTTAAGGTCATGGTTACTTCTACATCTGACTGGTTTGTTTCGTTCTTGTCAAAGTTCGCTGTCGTCGGGTTGATTGCAGCGTTAAGGGGTATTACTGTTACCGTAAATTGTCTGGTGCCGCTGGTGTAGCCGGCTTTACTGGCTGTTACGGTTATGGTGGTTGTTCCCGGAGCATGGCCCGTTATGGTTATATTGTTACCGCTTACGGTTACTGTAGCCACGCTTTCATCACTCGATACTGCACTCTTGGTCGCATCGGCCGGTGTGCTTGTTACGCTGATGCTCTGGCTGCCTCCGTCATTTAGGTTCAGGTTTAAACCAGCTATGGCATTTATTTCTACTGTGCCAGCTACTGTTACAGTGAATGTTGTTGT from Desulfoscipio gibsoniae DSM 7213 encodes:
- a CDS encoding GNAT family N-acetyltransferase, coding for MFTIQPLVPAMIPQYEVFSDPQMREIIRRDCLNERTVIGAASHFLGPAGLVLARIFDNGQGGLMGDVKSLFVGGSYRNNGLGTELLLYVERKLKEKGCQNIFIRFPAGKKYTPAVEKILQKCGWSEPVKRRVYNKYNIFHFKNGWIDRVSLGDCCAAIPWPEISGEKLEEVKNGHNKWYPDWASPFQPHLKNPHPATSLWLSYRGEIAGYVITNRVAEDTLFWERLYVRPDLQKTGLGIRLMAEAIKNQIKEGITYAEMDLAYYPEFITNQHLIRFFEKHCSPNKPGRPAAIDSVVFMQSVKEI
- a CDS encoding S41 family peptidase — its product is MSHWCESAGDAETWYAVLDQLARELPRRHVNLYFQRSRDDMEKELLELRRALPGMKESEIKAAIARWVASAGDAHTQLWWRPEKVYPLTLYWFKEGIYVTHAAPGYGHILNCRLVEINGKGIEEIEKAITGVIAHENKWWLKRNIPWYLVRPEVLHGLGILPDPDRVLMTFRDTGKQPVTELIHALPVSENSVWAGKGGLWPQHPQAPVPEPLYLKNRGMPYWYEHLPDTGTVYFQYNACLNDSSNPLDSFIRQQLAFLRDSDVERLIIDLRHNNGGNSRLLQPFIREVRNMEHVNRPGGLYVIVGRETFSAGMFNGLQFREATRAIFVGEPTGGKPNGYGEVMSFQLAGTNLYVSYSTQYFRCSREESPSFVPDRVVELTFTAYLHKKDPVLEHIFQEKSPYLWRFMLQA
- a CDS encoding X2-like carbohydrate binding domain-containing protein, translating into MICFKTNVLRKQYLVYLVITILLFSLIPVAMANSIDNQVFSDVPNTNANSLFINYLANKGIINGFSDGTFRPDSGITRAEAVSLLVHAAGLKSQSSAISFIDVPTGHWAEGSIKTAVSSGLVRGYPDGTFRPNEVLNRAEGIALILRISGQTVSGIELPVLEDLMPGHWAAQSVAIGLASGMIGMSGDKKHFFPGAPLTRGDMSRALAVLLTRDEILYETELPCTLKITGGEVSLIKASNNNSEQVKETISINLGDKIKTSRDSSAELVFPDGTGILIKENTELTLKDAKGRSYITIGGKAGIAVDWLEVYLKQGQIFGALSIPQQASVDVDKNSNVGITKRTMVASLNNIKISDLIANTKPDQGGQNAPWFEASQNKKVKVKVDMPWGVAAVRGTFWENYVASNGSFRTSLLTGEVEVTSGGQTVSLVQGQQTATLSSQAPPAPPAPMTTQNMQAWAQVSDWAQQRADDIEANQEPALPSPASPQPVQTQQPSQQPAGGQTLQSLINQALGQVSQGIPPLPAALQTGTSNTPTSTGGGGGGGGGGGGNTGSVVISPITDISLSAGGSQSISVTSTPADASKSAVSSDESVATVAVNGDSVTITGHAPGTATITVTASKTGYTSGTTTFTVTVAGTVEINAIAGLNLNLNDGGSQSISVTSTPADATKSAVSSDESVATVTVSGNNITITGHAPGTTTITVTASKAGYTSGTRQFTVTVIPLNAAINPTTANFDKNETNQSDVEVTMTLNGNTLSAIKNGVNTLENGTDYTVAGDVVTIKKGYLAARNIGDVILTFAFNAGVDPTLTVIVVDTTPQNSAINPTTANFDKNVANQSDVEVTMTLNGNTLSAIKNGVNTLENGTDYTVAGDVVTIKKGYLAAQNIGDVILTFDFSAGVDRTLTVIVVDTTPQTPQNSAINPTTANFDKNETNQSDVEVTMTLNGNTLSAIKNGVNTLGNGTDYTVAGDVITIKKGYLAAQNIGDVILTFDFSAGVDRTLTVIVVDTTPQTPQNSAINPTTANFDKNETNQSDVEVTMTLNGNTLSAIKNGVNTLENGTDYTVAGDVITIKKGYLAAQNIGDVILTFDFSAGVDPTLTVSVVDTTPQTPQNSAINPTAANFDKNETNQSDVEVTMTLNGNTLSAIKNGVNTLENGTDYTVAGNVVTIKKGYLAAQNLGDVILTFDFSAGVDPTLTVSVVDTTTLPFVHFDCNVLMEGYIGDGFVYVDVFGENTNFSEDTQVIINDKHGNDVTEIATAEGWDLFKFYSATNASLLIAEGLTSDGSPYNLTFDESVSAELFVERVTVAVAIDDTPTEHLILTFTIDGNSTFRSDILGELSEYINLSGVLENLTVIDAELISDKVLTLTLDGAVFGIGEVYFDSDAWSGEVDFIVPIGILG